Proteins from a genomic interval of Candidatus Neomarinimicrobiota bacterium:
- a CDS encoding ATP-binding protein, protein MIDHTLDQISQLKLAGLKAALLEQMEQPNHYTEMSFEERLSYLIDREVLDRKNRKTKRMLRASKMKYKPIFSEDIDYQAARNLKRSVVKSLLQNNWIQQHQNVVITGPTGTGKTYLACVLGNQAILSGYSVYYTRISPLVSDIAMARAEGIYPRLMKRLTRFDLLILDDFGLSSLTTGQAQELLEVIEERTGAGSNIFTSQLPVKEWYSYFNNPTLADAIMDRVIHNAHRLDLKGESMRKVKNRVALSDTST, encoded by the coding sequence ATGATAGACCACACACTCGATCAGATCTCACAGCTGAAACTTGCAGGGCTGAAAGCAGCTCTACTTGAACAGATGGAACAACCCAACCACTATACTGAGATGAGCTTTGAAGAGCGACTCTCATATCTTATCGATAGAGAGGTCCTGGACCGAAAGAACCGGAAGACCAAACGAATGCTCCGAGCTTCCAAAATGAAGTACAAGCCCATCTTCTCTGAAGACATTGATTATCAAGCTGCTCGTAACCTCAAGAGATCAGTAGTGAAAAGCTTGCTGCAAAACAACTGGATACAGCAACATCAAAATGTCGTTATCACTGGTCCAACTGGGACAGGCAAAACCTATCTGGCTTGTGTCCTAGGTAATCAGGCTATCCTTTCCGGGTACTCAGTGTATTACACCAGAATATCACCGCTTGTCTCAGATATAGCTATGGCCAGAGCTGAAGGGATTTATCCCAGGTTGATGAAACGGTTGACTCGTTTTGATCTGTTAATCCTGGATGACTTTGGACTCTCATCACTGACAACGGGGCAAGCGCAGGAACTACTGGAAGTAATAGAAGAAAGGACTGGGGCTGGCAGTAATATCTTTACCAGCCAGCTACCTGTAAAAGAATGGTACAGCTACTTTAACAACCCGACTCTGGCAGATGCCATAATGGACCGGGTAATACACAATGCTCACCGATTAGACTTGAAAGGAGAATCCATGAGAAAGGTTAAAAACAGGGTGGCGCTTTCGGACACATCGACTTAA
- a CDS encoding IS21 family transposase: SRPLPDFTKMHTELKKKHVTRSLLWEEYREQHPDGLGYSQFCEHYRLWSKKVSISMRQVHKVGEKMFVDYSGLTMEVIDPKTGEISKAEVFVAALGASGYSYAEASMSQKKHDFISSHVRAFQFYGGVTEVLVPDNLKSAVTKSNWYDPDINESYQDMADHYGTVVLPARPVKPKDKSKAELSVKLVQRWILAKLRHRQFFSLHELNEAIWELLEDLNNRKMRHLNKSRRELFEKLDQPALKALPSRTYIYRDFKDCRVNIDYHIQLEGDYYSVPYQLAGEVVGARYSSTTVEIYHKDKRVAMHARGPGKRVAATKTEHMASAHRAMAEWTPSRIIGWGKSHGPSTGALFEKIMSEKPHPEMGFRTCLGILSRAKGQDNFRIEAVSKRMLELRLLRVKHFVNIMSNKSYEHPIPETINIYTPEDHHENVRGQGYYE; this comes from the coding sequence CAAGCCGTCCCTTGCCAGACTTTACCAAGATGCATACCGAGCTGAAGAAGAAACATGTAACCCGTTCCCTGTTATGGGAGGAATACCGTGAACAACATCCCGACGGGCTGGGTTACTCCCAGTTCTGTGAGCACTACCGCCTCTGGTCAAAGAAGGTGAGCATCAGTATGCGTCAAGTGCATAAAGTCGGCGAGAAGATGTTCGTTGATTATTCTGGGTTAACCATGGAGGTCATTGACCCAAAGACAGGAGAGATCAGCAAAGCAGAAGTCTTTGTAGCGGCCCTGGGAGCCAGTGGCTACAGTTATGCTGAAGCCAGTATGAGCCAGAAGAAGCACGACTTTATTAGCTCGCATGTCAGAGCCTTCCAGTTCTATGGTGGTGTGACCGAAGTACTGGTACCAGATAATTTAAAATCAGCTGTGACAAAATCGAACTGGTATGATCCTGATATCAATGAGAGCTACCAGGATATGGCCGATCATTATGGTACGGTGGTATTACCAGCCAGACCTGTTAAACCCAAGGATAAATCCAAAGCTGAGCTGAGTGTCAAGCTGGTTCAACGCTGGATACTAGCCAAGTTGAGGCACCGACAGTTCTTCAGCCTTCATGAGCTCAATGAGGCTATCTGGGAACTGCTGGAAGATCTAAACAACCGCAAGATGAGACATCTTAACAAGAGTCGGCGTGAGTTGTTTGAAAAGCTGGATCAGCCCGCTCTGAAAGCCTTACCGAGCAGAACCTATATCTATAGGGACTTCAAAGACTGCAGGGTGAATATCGATTATCACATCCAGTTGGAAGGTGATTACTACAGTGTACCCTATCAGTTAGCGGGAGAAGTGGTGGGTGCCCGTTACTCTTCGACCACAGTAGAGATCTACCACAAGGACAAACGGGTTGCCATGCATGCACGTGGTCCTGGTAAGCGAGTAGCCGCTACCAAAACAGAGCACATGGCAAGTGCCCATCGGGCCATGGCAGAATGGACACCTTCCAGGATCATTGGCTGGGGCAAGAGTCATGGTCCTTCTACAGGAGCACTCTTTGAAAAGATCATGTCAGAGAAGCCTCATCCTGAAATGGGCTTTCGGACCTGTCTGGGGATACTATCCAGAGCTAAGGGACAGGATAACTTCCGTATTGAAGCGGTCTCAAAACGTATGCTTGAGTTACGGCTACTCAGAGTGAAACACTTCGTGAATATCATGAGCAACAAGAGCTATGAGCACCCCATCCCTGAAACCATAAACATTTATACCCCTGAAGACCATCATGAGAATGTGCGTGGTCAGGGTTATTACGAGTAG